A segment of the Synergistota bacterium genome:
GATAACGAAAAATTCTCCATCCTCGATTTTGAGATCTATTCCCTTAAGCGAGAAATCCTCAAACTCTACCGATAATCCCTTGAGCTCAACCATCTTAATACCAAAAAGGAAGCTAAACAAACGAGTATTAATAGTACAGCAACAGGTCTTGAATATGCAAGTCCGTATCCTTCAAACCTGTGATAGACGAGGACGGGAGCGGTCATAGGATAGTAGGCCAGCACTATGACCGCTCCAAATTCGCTTATCGCCCTCGCTCCGCAAAGCGTCATTCCGGTTAGAAGGTGCCGCCAGCTTA
Coding sequences within it:
- a CDS encoding molybdenum ABC transporter permease, which gives rise to SWRHLLTGMTLCGARAISEFGAVIVLAYYPMTAPVLVYHRFEGYGLAYSRPVAVLLILVCLASFLVLRWLSSRDYR